One genomic window of Nakamurella panacisegetis includes the following:
- the ssuE gene encoding NADPH-dependent FMN reductase: MSKIVTIAGSPSAISSSDALLSHVTRRILRAGHQVTPLVLRDLPAAALLAADATDPAIAGAVQAVDEADAVVIVSPVYKAAYSGLLKVFLDLLPQFGFRGKSVLPLVTGGTPAHVLAVDYALRPVLNSLGSAHIGQGWFVLASHLRVFPDGGVLIDPASAVPVAQVTDHFLAGLTHHVSASSVPVGAGRVSPVPGDPDLTVARVNVGDPELQPLLDDLVIEYGTRYGAVTPHSQLTEVPVTDFDAPHGVFLVLTQNGETIAGGAIRRYDDQTAEVKRVWTSSRHRRRGVARRLMAELEKAAADLGYRRIHLTTGPRQPEARSLYLAAGYHPRFDVNADPETIGPLAFAKELVPGAGFTEWEEPAWDRPGARHGRRVGVSG, encoded by the coding sequence ATGTCCAAGATCGTCACCATCGCGGGCAGCCCGTCCGCCATTTCGAGTTCGGACGCGCTGCTGTCCCACGTCACGCGTCGGATACTGCGCGCCGGACACCAGGTCACGCCGCTGGTGTTGCGGGACCTCCCGGCCGCTGCGTTGCTGGCTGCCGACGCGACGGATCCGGCCATTGCGGGCGCGGTCCAGGCCGTCGACGAAGCCGACGCCGTCGTCATCGTCTCGCCGGTCTACAAGGCGGCCTATTCCGGTCTGCTGAAGGTGTTTCTGGACCTGTTGCCGCAGTTCGGGTTTCGGGGGAAGTCGGTGCTGCCTCTGGTGACCGGCGGCACCCCGGCCCACGTTCTGGCCGTCGACTATGCGCTGCGCCCGGTACTCAACAGCCTCGGATCGGCCCACATCGGGCAGGGCTGGTTCGTCCTGGCCTCGCATTTGCGCGTGTTCCCGGATGGCGGTGTGCTGATCGACCCGGCGTCCGCCGTTCCGGTGGCCCAGGTCACCGACCACTTCCTGGCCGGTCTGACCCACCATGTTTCGGCGTCGTCCGTGCCGGTCGGTGCAGGGCGCGTCTCCCCGGTCCCGGGTGATCCTGACCTGACGGTGGCGCGGGTGAACGTCGGTGATCCGGAACTACAACCGCTGCTGGACGACCTGGTGATCGAGTACGGCACGCGGTACGGGGCAGTCACCCCGCACTCGCAGCTCACCGAGGTGCCGGTGACCGACTTCGACGCGCCACACGGCGTGTTCCTGGTGCTGACCCAGAACGGCGAGACCATCGCCGGCGGTGCGATCCGGCGCTACGACGACCAGACCGCGGAGGTCAAGCGGGTGTGGACCTCGTCCCGCCACCGTCGCCGAGGGGTGGCCCGGCGGTTGATGGCCGAGTTGGAGAAGGCTGCGGCCGACCTCGGCTACCGGCGGATCCACCTCACCACCGGCCCCCGCCAACCAGAGGCTCGCTCGCTGTACCTGGCTGCCGGATATCACCCGCGGTTCGACGTCAACGCCGACCCGGAGACGATCGGGCCGTTGGCCTTCGCCAAGGAACTGGTGCCCGGCGCCGGATTCACCGAGTGGGAGGAGCCGGCCTGGGATCGGCCCGGCGCGCGTCACGGGCGTCGAGTCGGGGTGTCCGGGTGA
- a CDS encoding FAD/NAD(P)-binding protein, translating to MTAGARVLVFVGGGPRTVSLLERLAANAGSLLPASGLDIHIVDPFPVGGGRIWRRSQSPLLWMNSVAKDVTMFTDESVECEGPIVPGPPLDEWVAGPGGAILGDAGLGEVADTFTANDFASREMASLYLSWTFDRVVASFPDSVNVTTHRQRAVIVEDVATDDATQRVQLEDGRELVADLVVLAQGYLDRRPTAEETALTVAAEAGGLAYLPPGYTADIDLAGLRPGQSVLVRGFGLAFVDLMVLVFQGRGGEFVERGDGTLDYRAGGAEPVLYVGSRRGVPYHAKLGYRLESSMPIPPTYFTPAAVAALAEDGTASFATEIWPLIVKELTAAHYRRLFAAHADRTIGSWARFESELGRLDASGPEFAAIVTHAVPDPADRFDMDLIDRPLRGRTFHDRDDLSAALVDYVQGDLARRTDPRQSADHAVFNALLTVYFVLAGAVVAGRISAPDRVRYLEGEFHGLFSFLASGPPPRRLAELLALHRAGLVQFAGPDLSVTVRDGRFVGTSPAVPGEIVADALVDARLPKPDVRAASDPVISALLADGELAVEDLRADDGTDLGGGQLLADAGCHAVRADRTVHPSRFLLGPSVSGSAGSAGFARPGFNGAGFRQNDAVAREILQLAAAASRPHVSGSIRLPEPGRSARPAPARPANRTPSSHPNPHPSRIEISHAR from the coding sequence GTGACGGCGGGAGCACGGGTGCTGGTGTTCGTCGGGGGCGGTCCGAGGACAGTGTCGCTGCTGGAGCGCCTGGCCGCCAATGCCGGTTCGTTGTTGCCGGCCTCCGGTTTGGACATCCACATCGTGGATCCGTTCCCGGTCGGCGGCGGCCGCATCTGGCGGCGCAGTCAATCGCCTTTGCTGTGGATGAACTCGGTGGCCAAGGACGTCACCATGTTCACCGACGAGTCGGTGGAGTGCGAAGGGCCGATCGTGCCCGGACCGCCGCTGGACGAATGGGTGGCCGGGCCGGGGGGCGCCATTCTGGGCGACGCCGGCTTGGGCGAGGTGGCGGACACGTTCACTGCGAACGACTTCGCCAGCCGCGAGATGGCGTCCCTGTATCTGTCTTGGACCTTCGACCGGGTCGTCGCCTCCTTCCCCGATTCGGTGAACGTGACCACCCATCGACAACGAGCGGTCATCGTCGAAGATGTGGCCACCGACGATGCAACGCAACGGGTCCAACTCGAAGACGGCCGCGAACTCGTGGCTGATCTCGTCGTGCTGGCCCAGGGTTACCTCGATCGGCGACCCACCGCAGAGGAGACCGCGCTGACCGTGGCGGCCGAGGCCGGCGGCCTGGCCTATCTGCCTCCGGGTTACACGGCTGACATCGACCTCGCCGGCCTCCGCCCCGGCCAATCCGTGCTGGTTCGCGGATTCGGACTGGCCTTCGTCGATCTGATGGTGCTGGTGTTCCAGGGCCGGGGTGGTGAATTCGTCGAGCGAGGAGACGGCACCCTCGACTACCGCGCCGGCGGAGCAGAGCCGGTGCTGTACGTCGGCTCCCGCCGCGGAGTGCCGTACCACGCGAAGTTGGGCTACCGCCTGGAGTCATCCATGCCGATCCCTCCCACGTATTTCACGCCGGCCGCAGTGGCCGCTCTGGCCGAGGACGGGACGGCGAGTTTCGCCACCGAGATCTGGCCGCTGATCGTCAAGGAGCTCACGGCCGCCCACTACCGGCGGCTCTTCGCTGCCCACGCTGACCGAACGATCGGCTCCTGGGCGCGGTTCGAGAGCGAACTGGGCCGGCTCGATGCCAGTGGACCCGAGTTCGCCGCCATCGTCACGCACGCCGTTCCGGATCCGGCCGATCGGTTCGACATGGACCTGATCGACCGGCCGTTGCGCGGCCGCACATTCCACGACCGTGACGATCTCTCGGCGGCGCTGGTCGACTACGTACAGGGAGATCTGGCCCGGCGCACCGACCCGCGTCAATCGGCCGACCACGCCGTCTTCAATGCGCTGCTGACGGTGTACTTCGTCCTGGCCGGCGCCGTCGTGGCCGGCCGGATCAGCGCGCCGGATCGGGTGCGGTACCTGGAAGGCGAGTTCCACGGCCTGTTCTCCTTCCTGGCCAGCGGACCGCCCCCGCGCCGGCTGGCCGAGTTGTTGGCCCTGCACCGGGCCGGTCTTGTGCAGTTCGCAGGGCCGGATCTGTCAGTCACGGTGCGGGACGGCCGTTTCGTCGGTACCTCGCCGGCGGTGCCGGGTGAGATCGTCGCCGATGCTCTGGTCGATGCCCGACTGCCGAAGCCGGACGTGCGGGCCGCCTCCGATCCAGTGATCTCCGCCCTGCTGGCCGACGGTGAGCTGGCGGTGGAGGATCTCCGCGCCGACGATGGCACCGACCTCGGTGGCGGACAGTTACTGGCCGATGCCGGGTGTCACGCCGTACGGGCCGACCGGACGGTCCATCCGAGCCGATTCCTGTTGGGGCCCTCCGTTTCCGGCTCGGCCGGGTCGGCGGGATTCGCCCGCCCCGGATTCAACGGCGCCGGGTTCCGGCAGAACGATGCCGTGGCCCGCGAGATCCTTCAGCTCGCGGCAGCGGCTTCCCGTCCACATGTCAGCGGGTCCATCCGGCTACCCGAACCCGGTCGCTCGGCCCGTCCCGCGCCGGCCCGTCCGGCCAACCGAACTCCTTCTTCCCATCCGAATCCGCACCCGTCCAGAATCGAGATCAGTCATGCCCGTTGA
- a CDS encoding LLM class flavin-dependent oxidoreductase codes for MPVEFLGIAGTNDASEVTSRSGGSLDLDYTRRLARAHEDNGWDRVLFAYHSGSPDPAAVAAYVAGQTERIKLVLAQRPNVSVPTYAAKTFATLDHISHGRFEVHFITGGSTADQAAEGDHLDKDSRYDRTREYIQIVKQAWTSTERFDFDGKYYQIEDFVSDIFPVQQPRPRVSFGGSSAAAYAVGAAESDVYALWGEPLAGTREQIASIDAAAAAAGKDRPTLQVAFRPIIAPTEELAWAKAETILGRIKDHAAGRLTFRRSGTPENAGSQRLLAAVEAGERHDRALWTAPTGLTGGGGNSTALVGTPETVAAALLDYYDLGVRILSARGYDILDDAIDFGRYVIPIVRDEVARRDARSTAA; via the coding sequence ATGCCCGTTGAATTCCTGGGGATTGCCGGTACCAATGACGCCAGCGAGGTGACCAGCCGCAGTGGTGGCAGCCTCGACCTCGACTACACCAGGCGCCTGGCCCGCGCCCACGAGGACAACGGCTGGGACCGTGTCCTTTTCGCGTATCACTCCGGCTCACCGGACCCGGCCGCCGTGGCCGCCTACGTGGCCGGCCAGACCGAGCGCATCAAGCTGGTACTGGCCCAGCGTCCCAATGTCTCCGTCCCGACCTACGCGGCGAAGACGTTCGCCACGCTCGACCACATTTCGCACGGTCGCTTCGAGGTGCACTTCATCACCGGCGGATCGACCGCCGACCAGGCCGCCGAGGGTGACCATCTGGACAAGGACTCGCGATACGACCGCACCCGGGAGTACATCCAGATCGTCAAACAAGCCTGGACCTCCACCGAGCGGTTCGACTTCGACGGGAAGTATTACCAGATCGAGGATTTCGTCTCCGACATCTTCCCGGTTCAGCAGCCCCGTCCCCGGGTCTCCTTCGGCGGGTCGTCGGCCGCTGCCTATGCCGTCGGAGCGGCCGAGTCCGATGTCTATGCGCTGTGGGGCGAGCCGCTGGCCGGAACCCGCGAGCAGATCGCCTCGATCGACGCCGCGGCGGCCGCGGCCGGGAAGGATCGCCCAACCCTGCAGGTCGCGTTCCGCCCGATCATCGCCCCCACCGAGGAATTGGCCTGGGCCAAGGCCGAGACGATCCTGGGCCGCATCAAGGACCACGCCGCCGGACGCCTGACCTTCCGGCGGTCCGGAACCCCGGAGAACGCGGGCTCGCAGAGGCTTCTGGCTGCTGTCGAGGCGGGTGAGCGGCACGATCGGGCGTTGTGGACGGCCCCGACCGGCCTGACCGGCGGTGGGGGTAACTCGACCGCGTTGGTCGGGACCCCGGAAACCGTGGCGGCCGCCCTGCTGGACTACTACGACCTCGGGGTACGGATCCTGTCGGCTCGCGGCTATGACATTCTCGATGACGCCATTGATTTCGGTCGCTACGTCATTCCGATCGTCCGCGATGAGGTGGCCCGCCGGGACGCCCGTTCCACCGCCGCCTGA
- a CDS encoding DUF1684 domain-containing protein, with the protein MNSAVEPYETNWQEWHSARERALATPHGWLSLTSFHWLPDVPSALDGLPGRFHSAHGHAVLQASADDGYRVRGEDEDVPVDGVVKAEVAEAGSLEWLTLGDVAIELALRGGRYAVRTRDPQAPALRGFAGVPTFPLDEAWRISGHFDPFTEPRTIRVSTARADLVQDVVGVGTVTIRPGGAPVTLIATAGAGGTLNIPFHDLTNGAITASWRTVTTAAPDSDGRVQVDFNRAVNFPFAFSDFGTCPAPPAGNALSLAVTAGERKPVAR; encoded by the coding sequence ATGAATTCAGCTGTGGAGCCGTACGAAACCAACTGGCAGGAATGGCATTCGGCCCGGGAGCGGGCGTTGGCGACGCCGCATGGCTGGCTGAGCCTGACCTCCTTTCACTGGCTGCCGGACGTACCGTCGGCCCTCGACGGTCTGCCCGGCCGTTTCCACTCCGCCCACGGGCACGCCGTGCTGCAGGCGTCGGCCGACGACGGCTACCGGGTCCGCGGCGAGGACGAGGATGTCCCGGTCGACGGTGTGGTCAAGGCGGAGGTGGCCGAGGCCGGCTCGCTCGAGTGGCTGACGCTCGGCGACGTCGCGATCGAACTCGCGCTGCGAGGCGGCCGCTACGCCGTCCGGACCCGTGATCCGCAGGCCCCGGCGCTTCGTGGGTTTGCCGGGGTCCCGACGTTTCCGCTCGACGAGGCGTGGCGGATCTCGGGCCATTTCGATCCGTTCACCGAACCGCGGACGATCCGGGTGAGCACCGCGCGGGCCGACCTCGTCCAGGACGTGGTCGGTGTCGGTACGGTGACCATCCGGCCGGGTGGAGCACCCGTAACCCTGATCGCCACGGCCGGCGCTGGCGGCACCCTGAACATCCCGTTCCACGACCTTACGAACGGTGCCATCACTGCCTCGTGGCGCACCGTCACCACCGCCGCACCGGATTCCGACGGGCGAGTGCAGGTCGACTTCAATCGTGCGGTCAACTTCCCGTTCGCGTTCTCCGACTTCGGCACCTGCCCGGCGCCGCCGGCCGGTAACGCGCTGTCGCTCGCGGTGACGGCCGGAGAGCGCAAGCCGGTGGCCCGATGA
- a CDS encoding NAD(P)H-dependent oxidoreductase: protein MTSVVTVVGNPKSGSRTLAAATALADAVAALVPAPCGQVIDLADIGTGLLAPWALSPEAAATVAAVRGADILILATPTYKASFTGLLKLLLDTLPAGSLDRAVVLPLTISAGPAHRHLADWQLRPVLGELGAVLAAPSLLLSESEFPNLTGAVETYVNANARLILAALAALRDESVSPRTPDR, encoded by the coding sequence ATGACGTCCGTCGTCACCGTCGTCGGCAACCCGAAATCCGGGTCCCGCACCCTTGCCGCCGCCACTGCGCTCGCCGATGCCGTCGCCGCACTGGTCCCGGCGCCCTGCGGTCAGGTGATCGATCTGGCCGACATCGGCACCGGTCTGCTCGCTCCCTGGGCTCTGTCGCCGGAGGCGGCCGCCACCGTTGCGGCGGTGAGGGGAGCCGACATCCTGATCCTGGCCACCCCGACCTACAAGGCCTCGTTCACCGGGTTGCTCAAGCTGTTGCTCGACACACTGCCGGCCGGGTCGTTGGACCGTGCCGTGGTGTTACCGCTGACGATTTCGGCCGGCCCGGCCCACCGGCATCTGGCCGACTGGCAACTGCGTCCGGTGCTGGGCGAACTCGGCGCCGTGTTGGCCGCCCCGTCACTGTTGTTGTCGGAGAGCGAGTTCCCGAATCTGACCGGGGCAGTGGAGACCTACGTCAATGCCAATGCCCGGTTGATCCTCGCTGCGCTGGCTGCCCTTCGGGATGAATCGGTGTCACCGCGGACCCCAGATCGGTGA
- a CDS encoding protein kinase domain-containing protein has protein sequence MSLAPGEVFAGFTIERELGAGGMGVVYLARHPRLPRHVALKLLRTDLGADTSFVSRFRREAETVARLDHPNIVSIDDSGADGGQLWISMRFIDGTTASEALAGHPNGLDPARVVHIVERVASALDFAHRHRVVHRDVKPANILLTADPDDGDERVYLTDFGVAKAMDEIEAQATALTTAGGVVATLDYAAPEQIEGKPLDGRCDVYALGCVLYKLLTGVIPFPGETLAAKVYARLHNAPPVPSDRVPDLPAGFDEVVSKALALDPDDRYQTGKALAVAARAALNTAPRGSTSTVRIDPTDPDRTQSLMPGPGHPANPPTRQISPSDPGTPPPGSATGPSAGYSTSDSLPSDVAHLLGHGPYRAGPGPSGISRTRTIRRRSWLAVGGVALVAAVVVGVVMLQPAPVAGTAGVGPSGHSTPASSGGSSSSAASSGPSRASSGSSSSSVAASTPPVAGLSGSTPLGPGVIVASRQYQGKWALYPIDATTGKVGPAITRKPAESPQNPLISTQRGSLIYLQGGGTSGDRNTIRTSAVNGDGDRQLFATPTACVSISRPAWDQADPQRLAINCSTADGPTLLEIVTLDGKLVTTLDTHLRTVDDLSFSPDGTQLVYWGSTGARAGDGGLYIQATDGKSKPRSLTPADGHDADCDFSPDGKQVVFRRVDASDPTHPHIAVVGADGTGLRTLAAVGQGPVWSPDGKQIAYKNDATRPDGTKKAEIFVVNATGTSTPRELATDDAGTVGGSPIWGPR, from the coding sequence ATGTCGCTCGCACCGGGCGAGGTCTTTGCCGGTTTCACCATCGAGCGCGAACTGGGCGCCGGCGGCATGGGCGTCGTCTACCTGGCTCGGCATCCCCGGCTGCCCCGGCACGTCGCGCTGAAGCTGCTGCGCACGGATCTCGGCGCCGACACCTCGTTCGTCAGCCGCTTCCGGCGGGAAGCCGAGACGGTGGCCCGCCTGGATCATCCGAACATCGTCTCGATCGACGACAGCGGCGCCGACGGCGGGCAGCTGTGGATCAGCATGCGATTCATCGACGGCACCACCGCCTCGGAGGCCCTGGCCGGCCATCCGAACGGGCTGGACCCGGCCCGTGTCGTCCACATCGTCGAGCGGGTCGCGTCCGCGCTCGACTTCGCCCACCGGCACCGCGTGGTCCACCGCGACGTGAAACCGGCCAACATCCTGCTCACCGCGGATCCCGACGACGGTGACGAACGGGTCTACCTCACCGATTTCGGCGTGGCCAAGGCGATGGACGAGATCGAGGCCCAGGCCACCGCACTGACCACGGCCGGCGGCGTGGTGGCCACCCTCGACTACGCCGCCCCGGAGCAGATCGAGGGCAAACCACTCGACGGTCGATGCGACGTGTACGCCCTGGGCTGCGTCCTCTACAAATTGCTGACCGGGGTCATCCCGTTCCCGGGAGAGACGTTGGCGGCCAAGGTCTACGCCCGCCTGCACAACGCGCCGCCGGTACCGAGCGATCGGGTGCCGGACCTGCCCGCCGGCTTCGATGAGGTGGTGTCGAAGGCCCTGGCCCTGGATCCCGACGACCGATACCAGACCGGCAAAGCGCTGGCCGTCGCGGCCCGGGCGGCGTTGAACACGGCCCCCCGTGGCAGCACGTCGACCGTCCGGATCGACCCCACCGATCCGGACCGGACCCAGTCCCTGATGCCCGGACCCGGGCACCCCGCCAATCCGCCCACCCGTCAGATCAGCCCGTCCGACCCCGGCACCCCGCCGCCGGGATCCGCGACCGGCCCGTCCGCCGGCTACTCGACGTCCGACAGCCTGCCGTCGGACGTGGCCCATCTGCTCGGCCACGGGCCGTACCGGGCCGGCCCCGGGCCATCCGGTATCAGCCGGACTCGGACGATCCGGCGCCGTTCCTGGCTCGCCGTCGGCGGCGTCGCCCTGGTGGCCGCGGTGGTTGTCGGGGTGGTCATGCTGCAACCTGCTCCGGTCGCCGGTACCGCCGGGGTCGGGCCGTCCGGCCACTCGACTCCGGCGTCGTCAGGCGGTTCGTCGAGCTCGGCGGCGTCCAGCGGCCCGAGCCGGGCGTCGTCGGGCAGTTCCTCCAGCTCGGTGGCCGCCAGCACGCCACCCGTGGCCGGCCTGTCCGGATCGACGCCGCTGGGGCCCGGCGTCATCGTCGCTTCCCGTCAGTACCAAGGCAAGTGGGCGCTGTACCCAATCGACGCGACCACCGGCAAGGTCGGCCCGGCGATCACCCGGAAGCCGGCCGAATCACCGCAGAATCCGCTCATCTCGACCCAACGCGGTTCCCTGATCTACCTTCAGGGCGGCGGTACCAGCGGCGACCGGAACACCATCCGCACGTCGGCTGTCAACGGCGACGGAGATCGGCAGTTGTTCGCCACGCCGACCGCGTGTGTGTCGATCAGCCGACCGGCCTGGGACCAGGCCGACCCACAGAGGCTGGCGATCAACTGCTCGACGGCGGACGGGCCGACGTTGCTGGAGATCGTCACTCTGGACGGCAAGCTGGTCACCACCCTGGACACCCACCTCCGCACGGTCGATGATCTGTCGTTCTCGCCCGACGGAACCCAACTCGTCTACTGGGGTTCGACCGGCGCCAGGGCCGGCGACGGCGGCCTCTACATCCAGGCCACCGACGGCAAGTCGAAGCCGAGGTCCCTCACACCGGCCGACGGTCACGATGCGGACTGCGACTTCTCGCCGGACGGAAAGCAGGTGGTGTTCCGCCGGGTCGACGCGAGCGACCCGACGCATCCGCACATCGCAGTCGTCGGCGCCGACGGCACGGGGCTCCGCACTCTGGCCGCCGTCGGTCAGGGTCCGGTCTGGTCGCCCGACGGCAAGCAGATCGCCTACAAGAACGACGCGACACGGCCGGACGGCACCAAGAAGGCGGAGATCTTCGTCGTGAACGCGACCGGCACGTCCACGCCGCGTGAACTCGCCACCGACGACGCCGGCACCGTGGGCGGGTCACCGATCTGGGGTCCGCGGTGA
- a CDS encoding enoyl-CoA hydratase/isomerase family protein yields MSATAPHVLTRTEGRLGHLTLNRPERINALSPEMIGLASDALAAWQDDPEVDVVLIDGAGPRGLCAGGDIREVYNGMHGHGVAPGRFWAREYEMNALIAHYRKPVVAFMDGLVLGGGVGISAHAGIRVVTERSQVAMPETAIGLSPDVGALYLLARAPGGLGVHCTLTGARLDGPAAIHAGLADHLVDSADLPGLALSLRSGVVPELPAPAPGTHPGWMDTAYVADTVEGILDNLRRDRDPAAGQAADVIAAMSPTALKVALEAVRRARNMTVDEVLGQDLRVCSHFLSHPDFAEGIRAQVIDKDRNPQWSPKELGAVDRAAVLAFFEPVAAV; encoded by the coding sequence ATGTCGGCCACCGCCCCGCACGTGCTCACCCGGACCGAGGGTCGCCTCGGGCATCTCACCCTGAACCGACCGGAGCGCATCAACGCGCTGAGCCCGGAGATGATCGGGCTGGCCTCGGACGCGCTGGCCGCGTGGCAGGACGACCCGGAGGTCGACGTGGTACTGATCGACGGCGCCGGCCCCCGCGGTCTGTGTGCCGGCGGCGACATCCGTGAGGTCTACAACGGGATGCACGGCCACGGGGTCGCGCCGGGCCGGTTCTGGGCCCGCGAGTACGAGATGAACGCCCTCATCGCCCACTACCGCAAACCGGTGGTCGCGTTCATGGACGGTCTGGTTCTCGGTGGAGGAGTGGGCATCTCGGCGCACGCGGGGATCCGCGTCGTGACCGAACGCTCCCAGGTCGCCATGCCGGAGACGGCGATCGGGTTGTCGCCGGACGTCGGGGCCCTGTATCTGCTGGCCCGGGCGCCAGGGGGCCTTGGCGTGCACTGCACGCTCACCGGTGCCCGCCTCGACGGGCCGGCCGCGATCCATGCCGGCCTGGCCGATCATCTCGTGGATTCCGCGGACCTGCCTGGCCTGGCGCTGTCCCTGCGGTCCGGGGTGGTGCCCGAGCTGCCCGCGCCCGCGCCCGGTACTCATCCCGGCTGGATGGACACGGCCTACGTCGCCGACACCGTCGAGGGGATCCTGGACAATCTGCGGCGGGATCGCGACCCGGCCGCCGGGCAGGCGGCCGACGTCATCGCCGCGATGTCCCCGACCGCCTTGAAGGTGGCCCTGGAGGCGGTGCGGCGCGCCCGGAACATGACGGTCGACGAGGTTCTGGGCCAGGATCTGCGGGTCTGCAGTCACTTCCTCTCTCACCCGGACTTCGCCGAGGGGATCAGGGCGCAGGTGATCGACAAGGACCGGAACCCGCAGTGGAGTCCGAAGGAGCTCGGTGCGGTCGACCGGGCCGCCGTGCTGGCCTTCTTCGAACCGGTAGCTGCCGTTTGA
- a CDS encoding SRPBCC family protein, with translation MVRVTRTFTVSTPIEKVVEYLSDFGHAEQWDPGTKTCKRVDTGPVHEGSSWTNVSQFRGKETTLDYRLLKRQPRRLVFEGRNKRATSTDDINLSPVGGGTLITYEANIAFHGVLRLVGWAVQGEFNRLGDRTAEQMTRVLNAL, from the coding sequence ATGGTCAGGGTCACGCGCACGTTCACGGTCTCGACGCCGATCGAGAAGGTCGTCGAGTACCTCTCCGATTTCGGCCATGCCGAGCAATGGGATCCAGGAACCAAGACCTGCAAGCGCGTCGACACCGGCCCCGTCCATGAGGGGTCGAGTTGGACGAACGTGTCGCAGTTCCGGGGCAAGGAGACCACCCTGGACTACCGGCTGCTGAAGCGGCAGCCACGCCGGCTGGTCTTCGAGGGACGCAACAAACGAGCTACGTCGACCGACGACATCAACCTCAGCCCGGTCGGCGGCGGAACGCTGATCACCTACGAGGCCAACATCGCCTTCCACGGCGTGCTCAGGCTCGTCGGGTGGGCGGTCCAGGGCGAGTTCAACCGGCTCGGCGACCGGACTGCCGAGCAGATGACGCGGGTGCTCAACGCCCTGTAG